A single genomic interval of Chrysemys picta bellii isolate R12L10 chromosome 8, ASM1138683v2, whole genome shotgun sequence harbors:
- the PRELID2 gene encoding PRELI domain-containing protein 2 isoform X2, which translates to MEKHVTAIKTMEEKTDLSTGIIYRRRIATCQNVIPGILRKVSVLKVSDIYLEEESWLNMQERNMVMKSHCLTWTQYASLSEESVFRESLENPNWTEFIQKGRISITGAGLLNCVLEAFAQTFLNQGVKKGIRIMETLLQEQCGCPFS; encoded by the exons ATGGAGAAACATGTCACAGCTATAAAAACCATGGAAGAAAAAACAG ATTTGTCCACAGGGATTATTTACAGAAGGAGAATTGCAACATGTCAGAATGTAATTCCAGGAATCTTAAGAAAG GTCAGTGTCTTGAAAGTGTCTGACATCTACTTAGAGGAAGAATCTTGGCTTAATATGCAGGAAAGAAATATGGTTATGAAGTCTCATTGCCTTACCTGGACACAATATGCATCTCTAAGTGAAGAATCTGTCTTCAGGGAAAGCTTGGAAAATCCAAATTG GACAGAGTTCATCCAGAAAGGGAGGATATCCATTACTGGAGCAGGGTTGCTCAACTGTGTATTGGAAGCTTTTGCTCAAACCTTTCTAAATCAAGGAGTCAAGAAG GGTATTAGAATAATGGAGACTCTTCTGCAGGAACAGTGTGGGTGCCCGTTTTCCTGA